The Streptomyces sp. NL15-2K genome contains a region encoding:
- a CDS encoding PKD domain-containing protein, whose translation MGASAGTLLGAPAAAAGGWSDPDYDRPVIDRDEDRTSPVRHRRVSGHFEGTSARFSIYLPPRDRWRGRFFQLVYPLQDEHATDRTIAFGADSGAYTVQTNGGVGYRVDASAAEFARTVAASHYDWRGRIHGYIYGASGGSYQTIGAMEKTTGIWDGAVPIVIGVPTSIPNTFTARALARFVLRDKAARIADAVRPGGSGDPYEGLDGLERAVLREVTLMGLPLRAWEDYPYALGLSDPQGLLGLGSTVRAMDPSYADDFWSLPGYLGTDPAELGERFRAARVDRSATVTRVDRDEAGEPKALVLDGVPPGTNATGLDFTAYGAGPLTGSLDPASGSLTLGEDNADEVLKSLKPGSRIRVDNRWFLALHSYHRHQIPARAGYTAWNQYQDADGKPLHPQRSIEVGPAVSESTSGGGTHTGRPNGKLIIVDNLLDADAFPWHADWYATRAREALGERYDDTVRVWYNDHADHQMDFAGGKQAARLVDYMGIVQQALRDVSAWAERGVAPARSTRYAVSGGQVAVAGEAGVRRGIQPVVDLTVAGGDRIEVPAGRTVGFRARIVVPPGAGRIVAVEWDFTGNGDFTAHPVGPARPVAEVRATHTYREPGTYFPVLRATAQRAGDSSTESGRVQNLGRVRVVVRAGAAGRADA comes from the coding sequence GTGGGTGCCTCTGCCGGCACGCTTCTGGGAGCGCCGGCCGCCGCGGCCGGAGGCTGGAGCGACCCGGACTACGACCGGCCGGTCATCGACCGGGACGAGGACCGCACCTCCCCGGTGCGGCACCGGCGGGTGTCCGGACATTTCGAGGGCACCAGCGCACGCTTCAGCATCTACCTGCCGCCGCGCGACCGCTGGCGGGGCCGCTTCTTCCAGCTCGTGTATCCGCTGCAGGACGAGCACGCCACCGACCGCACCATCGCGTTCGGCGCGGACAGCGGCGCGTACACCGTGCAGACCAACGGCGGCGTCGGTTACCGGGTCGACGCGTCTGCGGCGGAGTTCGCGCGCACCGTGGCGGCCTCGCACTACGACTGGCGGGGACGGATCCACGGTTACATCTACGGGGCGAGCGGAGGCTCGTACCAGACCATCGGCGCGATGGAGAAGACCACCGGGATTTGGGACGGCGCGGTGCCGATCGTCATCGGGGTGCCGACCTCCATCCCGAACACCTTCACCGCCCGCGCCCTGGCCCGCTTCGTGCTGCGGGACAAGGCGGCGCGGATCGCCGACGCCGTGCGGCCGGGTGGCAGCGGTGATCCGTACGAGGGACTCGACGGCCTGGAGCGTGCGGTGCTGCGCGAGGTGACGCTCATGGGCCTGCCGTTGCGCGCCTGGGAGGACTACCCGTACGCCCTCGGCCTGTCCGACCCGCAGGGGCTGCTCGGGCTCGGGAGCACCGTGCGAGCCATGGACCCGTCGTACGCGGACGACTTCTGGAGCCTGCCGGGCTACCTCGGCACTGACCCGGCGGAGCTCGGCGAGCGCTTCCGCGCGGCGCGAGTGGACCGGTCGGCCACCGTGACGCGGGTCGACCGCGACGAGGCCGGTGAGCCGAAGGCCCTCGTCCTCGATGGCGTGCCGCCCGGTACGAATGCCACGGGGCTGGACTTCACCGCCTATGGGGCAGGGCCGCTGACGGGCAGCCTCGATCCCGCCTCCGGGAGCCTGACACTCGGCGAGGACAACGCGGACGAGGTGCTCAAGTCCCTGAAGCCGGGCAGCCGGATACGCGTCGACAACCGCTGGTTCCTGGCGCTGCATTCCTACCACCGGCATCAGATCCCGGCGCGTGCCGGCTATACCGCCTGGAACCAATACCAGGATGCGGACGGTAAGCCACTGCACCCTCAGCGATCGATCGAGGTCGGGCCGGCCGTGTCCGAGAGCACCAGCGGCGGCGGCACCCACACCGGGCGGCCGAACGGCAAGCTCATCATTGTCGACAACCTCCTCGACGCGGACGCCTTCCCCTGGCACGCGGACTGGTACGCCACGCGGGCGCGAGAGGCCCTGGGCGAGCGGTACGACGACACGGTGCGGGTCTGGTACAACGACCACGCCGACCATCAGATGGACTTCGCCGGCGGCAAGCAGGCGGCCCGACTCGTCGACTACATGGGCATCGTGCAACAGGCGCTGCGCGACGTGAGCGCATGGGCGGAGCGGGGTGTGGCGCCCGCCAGGTCGACTCGGTATGCCGTGTCCGGCGGGCAGGTCGCGGTCGCCGGCGAAGCCGGGGTCCGGCGCGGCATCCAGCCGGTGGTCGACCTCACTGTCGCGGGCGGCGACCGGATCGAAGTGCCGGCAGGACGTACGGTCGGCTTCCGGGCGCGCATCGTGGTGCCGCCTGGGGCGGGGCGCATCGTAGCCGTGGAGTGGGACTTCACCGGTAACGGCGATTTCACCGCCCACCCCGTCGGGCCCGCCCGCCCGGTCGCCGAGGTCCGGGCCACGCACACCTATCGGGAGCCCGGGACGTACTTCCCCGTGCTGCGGGCCACCGCACAGCGTGCGGGCGATAGCAGCACGGAGTCCGGGAGGGTGCAGAACCTGGGCCGCGTGCGGGTGGTCGTCCGCGCAGGCGCCGCCGGGAGGGCGGACGCATGA